In Amaranthus tricolor cultivar Red isolate AtriRed21 chromosome 3, ASM2621246v1, whole genome shotgun sequence, a single window of DNA contains:
- the LOC130808531 gene encoding uncharacterized protein LOC130808531 codes for MAHVQIQEEEFINPDIEVFISFFENLNIDCEYDIYNEYTSENYGNIDVSLSLEEPISHGQTLTQEETETETLRQQPVGSKRELPVQTRKLILQQLTSLSTESDKRLPRGTIKTIAMQHNTSRWTISRLWESAKTSMQNGILIDVNSRKRGRVGRKPKVFDMNLLNAVPIEKRTTIRAMASALGIGHSQVYRMMKSGIIRAHTNSIKPKLSHDHKMRRVNFILSQIIPPTVDNIPKFSLMYNVVHIDEKWFYMSRATQRYYLFPWEEEEPYRCVQNKNFIGKVMFIAAIARPHINATGEVLWDGKIGIFPFTETHYAVRRSENRPTGTTTLRAITRVTRDILRDKLITEVLPVIRSKWPANGVKDIWIQQDNAKPHILINDHAFNEEAKKDGFNIRLVCQPASSPDMNILDLGLFSALQSIQFKSFPKDLNDLIKAVNDAYDTFEPKLVNYTWI; via the coding sequence atgGCTCATGTTCAAATTCAAGAAGAGGAATTTATTAATCCTGATATTGAGgtatttatttctttctttgaaAACCTTAATATAGATTGTGAATATGACATTTATAATGAGTACACAAGTGAGAATTATGGAAACATCGATGTCAGTTTGAGTTTGGAGGAACCCATAAGCCATGGTCAAACATTAACACAGGAagaaacagaaacagaaacatTAAGACAGCAACCAGTAGGTAGTAAGAGGGAACTACCAGTTCAGACCAGAAAGTTAATTTTACAACAGTTAACTAGTTTGTCTACAGAATCAGATAAACGTTTGCCACGCGGTACAATTAAAACAATTGCAATGCAACATAACACATCTAGATGGACAATATCAAGGCTGTGGGAATCAGCCAAAACATCAATGCAAAATGGCATTTTAATTGATGTTAATAGTAGAAAAAGGGGAAGAGTTGGTAGGAAACCAAAAGTTTTTGACATGAATTTGCTGAATGCTGTTCCGATTGAAAAGAGGACCACAATTAGAGCAATGGCCTCTGCATTAGGCATTGGTCATTCACAAGTTTATAGAATGATGAAATCCGGTATTATTAGAGCACATACGAATTCTATTAAACCAAAACTTTCTCATGACCACAAAATGAGAAGAGTCAACTTCattttatcccaaataataccaCCTACTGTTGACAACATACCAAAATTCTCACTTATGTATAATGTTGtgcacatagatgaaaaatggTTCTACATGAGTAGGGCAACACAAAGGTATTACTTATTTCCTTGGGAAGAGGAGGAACCATATAGATgtgtgcaaaataaaaatttcataggcaaagtgatgtttatagcaGCTATTGCAAGACCTCACATTAATGCTACAGGTGAAGTGTTGTGGGATGGAAAAATAGGAATTTTTCCGTTTACAGAAACTCATTATGCAGTGAGGAGGTCAGAAAACAGACCAACGGGTACAACAACATTACGAGCAATAACAAGAGTTACACGCGACATTCTACGAGACAAACTAATCACTGAAGTGCTACCAGTTATAAGATCAAAATGGCCAGCAAATGGGGTGAAAGATATATGGATTCAACAAGATAACGCCAAGccacatattttaataaatgatcATGCATTCAATGAAGAAGCAAAGAAAGACGGATTTAACATAAGACTTGTTTGTCAACCAGCCTCTAGTCCAGATATGAACATCTTGGACTTGGGATTGTTTAGTGCTTTGcaatcaattcaattcaagtCATTCCCCAAAGACCTCAATGATCTGATAAAGGCAGTCAATGATGCATATGACACTTTTGAACCAAAGCTTGTAAACTACACTTGGATATAG